The following proteins come from a genomic window of Suricata suricatta isolate VVHF042 chromosome 5, meerkat_22Aug2017_6uvM2_HiC, whole genome shotgun sequence:
- the A4GNT gene encoding alpha-1,4-N-acetylglucosaminyltransferase: MLKELQFFLSAVLLLACVFFYQFSLKSSCLFSCLPPPKFQPDLEAVLGSGRGVVFIETSERMEPTPLVSCAVESAARIYPEKPVAFFMKGLNNTSWLPSNSTHPAFSLLSAIDNVFLFPLDMKMLFEDTPLLSWYTHINASVESNWLHVSSDASRLAIIWKYGGIYMDTDVISIRPIPEENFLAAQASRYSSNGVFGFLPRHPFLWECMENFVEHYDSAIWGNQGPSLMTRMLRLWCKLKDFQEVSDFQCLNLSFLHPQRFYPISYPEWRRYYEVWDKDLSFNDSYALHLWNYMNSEGRTVVRGSNTLVENLCRQYCPRTYRDLIQSPEGVVTGERGPGNK, translated from the exons ATGCTGAAGGAGCTCCAGTTCTTCCTGTCGGCCGTCCTGCTGCTCGCTTGTGTCTTCTTCTACCAGTTCAGCCTGAAGTCCAGCTGCCTCTTCTCTTGCCTTCCTCCCCCAAAGTTCCAGCCGGACCTGGAAGCCGTCCTGGGCTCTGGGCGTGGCGTTGTGTTCATAGAGACCTCAGAGAGAATGGAGCCAACGCCTCTGGTCTCTTGTGCTGTGGAATCTGCTGCCAGGATTTACCCTGAGAAGCCTGTGGCATTCTTCATGAAGGGTCTCAACAACACCTCATGGCTGCCCTCAAACTCCACTCACCcagctttttctctcctctcagcCATAGACAatgttttcctcttccctttggaTATGAAAATGCTGTTTGAAGACACACCGTTGCTTTCATGGTACACTCAC ATCAATGCCAGTGTGGAGAGCAACTGGCTCCATGTCAGTTCAGATGCGTCCCGTCTGGCCATCATCTGGAAATATGGCGGCATCTACATGGACACTGATGTCATCTCCATCCGACCCATCCCTGAGGAGAACTTTCTGGCTGCACAGGCTTCTCGGTACTCTAGTAATGGGGTGTTTGGATTCCTCCCCCGCCACCCCTTCCTGTGGGAGTGCATGGAAAACTTTGTCGAACACTACGATTCAGCCATTTGGGGCAACCAGGGTCCCAGTTTGATGACAAGGATGTTGAGACTGTGGTGCAAACTTAAAGACTTCCAGGAGGTGAGTGATTTCCAGTGTTTGAACCTGTCCTTCCTACACCCCCAGAGATTTTACCCCATCTCCTACCCAGAGTGGAGGCGCTACTATGAAGTCTGGGACAAAGACCTGAGCTTCAATGACTCCTACGCCCTGCATTTGTGGAACTACATGAACAGTGAAGGAAGGACTGTGGTTAGAGGGAGCAACACGCTGGTGGAAAATCTCTGCCGTCAGTACTGTCCCAGGACTTACAGGGACCTGATTCAAAGTCCAGAGGGAGTGGTGACCGGAGAGAGGGGTCCAGGCAACAAATAG